Proteins from one Cydia fagiglandana chromosome 13, ilCydFagi1.1, whole genome shotgun sequence genomic window:
- the LOC134670270 gene encoding N-terminal Xaa-Pro-Lys N-methyltransferase 1-like codes for MMSENIFYTKAAKYWANVPATIDGVLGGYAHISDIDIAGSKAFLNDILALKNGPGTKLALDCGAGIGRITQNLLITLFDKVDLVEQEARFLSAAKKRIGENNERLGSLYHAGLQSFTPQKKYDVIWCQWVLGHLDDYDLIAFLNRCKRALNTNGVIIVKENITSGEEIEYDDEDSSVARPYRLMQLIFQEAQLDVIKEDLQYGFPDSIYKVYSFALVPKEVEKRSFLLTL; via the coding sequence ATGATGTctgaaaacattttttatacaaaagcCGCAAAATACTGGGCTAATGTCCCAGCCACGATAGACGGCGTGCTCGGCGGTTACGCGCATATCTCGGACATTGACATCGCGGGGTCCAAGGCCTTTCTAAATGACATACTAGCTCTTAAAAATGGCCCAGGAACTAAGTTGGCTCTCGACTGTGGAGCCGGTATCGGCAGAATCACTCAAAACCTGCTGATTACCCTATTTGACAAGGTCGATCTAGTCGAACAAGAGGCCAGATTCCTTTCCGCCGCCAAAAAAAGAATCGGCGAAAACAACGAAAGACTTGGATCACTGTACCATGCAGGTTTGCAAAGTTTCACCCCtcagaaaaaatatgatgtCATCTGGTGTCAATGGGTCCTTGGCCATTTAGACGACTACGATCTAATTGCATTTTTAAATAGATGTAAAAGAGCACTTAACACGAATGGTGTTATAATCGTCAAAGAGAATATCACTTCAGGAGAAGAAATAGAATATGACGACGAAGACTCATCAGTAGCCCGACCTTATAGACTCATGCAATTAATATTCCAAGAAGCTCAATTAGACGTGATCAAAGAAGATCTACAATATGGATTTCCAGATAGTATTTATAAAGTTTATTCATTTGCTCTAGTTCCAAAAGAAGTGGAGAAAAGATCATTTCTTTTAACCCTCTGA